A genomic segment from Bradyrhizobium sp. CB1015 encodes:
- a CDS encoding DUF1236 domain-containing protein, producing MKKLFLLSAAAALISTGAFAQSTVVTTTGTGHAAAVQIEPQYRTKIKSYVTEHRVRPVTTKEKIVVGATVPSDVELEAVPSDWGPSLTKYRYVYSGERVMLVDPGSRTVVQEID from the coding sequence ATGAAGAAGCTGTTCCTGCTGTCCGCTGCCGCAGCGTTGATCTCGACCGGCGCTTTCGCGCAATCCACCGTGGTGACCACCACCGGAACCGGCCACGCGGCCGCCGTTCAGATCGAGCCGCAATACAGGACCAAGATCAAATCCTACGTCACCGAACATCGCGTCCGCCCGGTCACGACGAAGGAGAAGATCGTCGTCGGCGCGACGGTGCCGAGCGACGTCGAGCTCGAGGCCGTTCCGTCCGATTGGGGCCCGTCGCTGACGAAGTATCGCTATGTCTATTCGGGAGAGCGCGTGATGCTGGTCGATCCCGGCTCACGCACCGTCGTGCAGGAAATCGATTGA